The Myxococcales bacterium genome includes the window ACGAACATATGAGCAAAACCGTTCTGTTTGTCGATGACAGCGCCACGATGCAGCAAGTGGCAGATATAACGTTTCGCGGCACCGAATTTTCATTCGTTGGCGCAACGTCGGCGGAAGCGGCGCTTGCGCAAGCTAGAAGCCAAAAGCCAAGCGTCGTGCTCGCGGATGCGCACATGCCTGGGAAGACGGGCTACGACCTGTGCCAGGATCTCAAATCAGATCCAGCGCTCGCAGATGTACCCGTGGTGATTCTTTGCGGCAACACGGCGGCTTATGATCCATCGCGAGGCACGCAAGTCGCGGCCGATGGCACGTTGGCTAAGCCATGGGATTCGACGCAGCTCATCGACAAGCTCGGTGAGATTTTGCAAAAGGTCGCAACCAGCGGCACGGCCAAGCTTGGCGGTCGCCCCGCGACGGCATCGGCTGCCATGCCAGCCGCGGCCCCGCCGGCCGCAGCCAACGCCTTCAATCCAGGCACCCTCACCGGCCAAGTTCCGGCTAGCGCTATGCCGCCTCGCTCGGCAACCATGATGGGCATGCCCGGCGTACGCCCACCGGGTGCGCAAGGCACCGCGCAAGCCCAGCCGCTTGGACCAAGTCTTGCGCCGTCGCCTAACGTAGCCGTCGGCCGTGCACCATCCGGGCTCTCCGCGGCTGTGCCAGCGGCAGATGCTGGCTTTGGGGCGGGGCGACCCGCACCGCGTCCATCGACGCCGATGTCTCCCAATACGGTGCCTGCCCGTCCAGCTTCCACTGGGCTTGGCGTCGCGCCAGCCGCCGGTGGCGCGCAGTTCGCACGGCCCG containing:
- a CDS encoding response regulator; amino-acid sequence: MSKTVLFVDDSATMQQVADITFRGTEFSFVGATSAEAALAQARSQKPSVVLADAHMPGKTGYDLCQDLKSDPALADVPVVILCGNTAAYDPSRGTQVAADGTLAKPWDSTQLIDKLGEILQKVATSGTAKLGGRPATASAAMPAAAPPAAANAFNPGTLTGQVPASAMPPRSATMMGMPGVRPPGAQGTAQAQPLGPSLAPSPNVAVGRAPSGLSAAVPAADAGFGAGRPAPRPSTPMSPNTVPARPASTGLGVAPAAGGAQFARPGTNQPAMSPPISAPVNPADALAAVGSPRIPTTQLGSGAAPIPARAPTNAPAPAAAPAITPPARAPSQSGIGRAPMVGGTPTKRSALVDQTLAKMAARLAEASGLAAGSPELLALLKLSTEVVERIVWEVVPELAERIVRENLEALTKRS